The nucleotide window TGGCCGGACGCGTCCGGCGTGGACGTTTGGCCGCTACCAGGTGGAGCCGCGCAGCAGGCCGGCCAGGCGTGCGCCCAGCCAGACCAGCGCCAGGCCGCCCACCAGGGTGACGGCCAGGTACGCCGGTACCAGGCCCTGCCGGTCGCTGCGCGCGAACAGCAGGCATTCCACCATCAGGGCGGAGTACGTGGTCAGTGCGCCCAGCACGCCCACCATCAGGAACGCGCGCCAGTACAGCGCCGATGGGCCGCGCGATTCCAGCCAGATCGCCAGGAAGCCGGCCGCGAACGAACCGATCATGTTCACGGCGAACGTGCCCCAGGGAAACCCGCTGCCGAGGTGCCGCATCAGCACCCCGCCCAGCCAGAAGCGCGCGGCCGCGCCCAGCGCGCCACCGGCCATCACCAGCCCCAGCTGTTGCCACCACATCCAGGCCTGTACCGGCATGCGTCGCGCTCCTGTCCGCTCAGTCTTCGCGCCCGGGCGTGCGGCGCGCCCGCTGGCGGGCTTCACGCAGGCGGTCGAGTTTTTCCTTCAGCTTGATCTCCAGCCCGCGTTCGACCGGCCGGTAGTACACGCGCTCGCCCATCGCGTCCGGGAACGCGGTCTGGTCCAGCGCGATGCCGCCCTCGGCATCGTGGTCGTACTGGTAGCCGGTGCCGTAGCCCAGCGACTTCATCAGCTTGGTTGGCGCGTTGCGCAGGTGCATGGGCACTTCCTGCGTGCCGTGCTCGCGCACGTCGGCCTTGGCTGCATTGAAGGCCATGTAGCCGGCATTGGACTTGGCGGTGCTGGCCAGGTAGATCACCAGCTGCGCCAGGGCCAGGTCGCCTTCCGGACTGCCGAGGCGCTCGTAGGTATCCCAGGCATCGATGGCCATCTGCAGGGCGCGCGGGTCGGCCAGGCCGATGTCCTCCACGGCCATGCGCGTCATCCGTCGCGCCAGGTAGGAAGGGTCGCAGCCGCCATCCAGCATGCGCGCAAGCCAGTACACCGCGCCATCGGGATTGGAGCTGCGCACCGACTTGTGGAGCGCGGAGATCTGGTCGTAGAACTGCTCGCCGCCCTTGTCGAAGCGGCGCGTGCGGTCGGCCAGCACCTGCACCAGCGTCTGCGGCGTGATGCGCCCGCCTTCGTCGGCCGCCAGTTCGGCGGCGATCTCCAGCAGGGTGAGCGCGCGCCGCACGTCGCCGTCCGCCGCGGTGGCGATCTCCAGCAGCGCGGCTTCCTCGACCTGCAGGCCCAATGCGCCCAGCCCGTGCTCGGCATCGTCCAGCGCGGCCTGCAATGCATGGCGGATGTCGTCGGGCGAGACGGCTTCCATCACGTGCACGCGGCAGCGCGACAGCAGGGCGGAATTCAGTTCGAACGAGGGGTTCTCGGTGGTCGCGCCGACGAAGATGATGGTGCCGCGTTCGATGTGCGGCAGGAACGCGTCCTGCTGCGCCTTGTTGAAGCGGTGCACCTCGTCCACGAACAACACCGTGCGCCGCCCGCTGGCGAAGCGCTGTGCGGCTTCGGCCAGCACCTGCCGCACCTCCGGCAGCCCGGACAGCACGGCGGAGATCGCCTTGAACTCGGCGTCGGCATAGCGCGCCAGCAGCAGCGACAGCGTGGTCTTGCCGCAGCCGGGCGGGCCCCACAGGATCATGGAGTGGACGCGGCCGCTCTCGACGGCGCGGCGCAGCGCACTGCCCGGCGCCAGCAGCCGGCGCTGGCCCACCATGTCGTCCAGCGTGCACGGGCGCATCCGTTCGGCGAGCGGGCGCAGCGTCTGGTTGTCGACGCTCAACAGGTCGGTGGACGGTTCCAGGGGCGTTTTCGATCGGGCCACGCCCCATTGTAGCGGGGTCGGCCCGGTCCGGCGGGCGCTAGAATCGCCGCACTTACGCTGCCCTCCCCGCGCCATGAGCCATCACGAAACGCTGCACGCCTTCCAGCATCCCCACGACTTCCTCGGGCACGACCATGAGAGGAACGCGCGGCGTACCTGGACCGTGGTCGGCCTGACGTCGGCGATGATGGTCCTGGAGATCGTTGCGGGCTGGTGGACCGGTTCGATGGCGCTGCTCGCCGATGGCTGGCACATGGCCACCCACGCCGGTGCGCTGTCCATCGCCGGGCTGGCCTACTGGTTCGCGCATCGGCATCGCGGCAACCGCCGCTTCAGCTTCGGCACCGGCAAGGTCGGGGACCTGGCGGGGTTCTCCAGCGCGCTGATCCTGATGATGGTGGCGCTGGGCATCGGGGTGGAGTCGGTGCTGCGCCTGGCATCGCCGGTCCGGATCGCATTCGACGAAGCGATCGCCGTGGCGGTGGTCGGTCTGGCGGTGAACCTGATCAGTGCCTGGCTGCTGGGCCATGACCATGCGCATCACGGACATGGGCATCACGACCACGGGCACGGGCACGGGCACGATGGTCACGGCCACCATCACGACGGGCACGTGCACGCCGACCACAACCTGCGCTCGGCCTACCTGCACGTGCTTGCGGATGCGCTGACCTCCGTGCTTGCGGTCGTGGCGCTCCTGCTTGGCCGCAGCCTGGGTTGGGTCTGGATGGATCCGCTGATGGGCCTGGTGGGCGCCGTGGTGATCGCTCGCTGGTCGATCGGTCTGATGCGCGACACGGGCGCCGTGCTACTGGATGCTTCGGCGCCGCAAAGTCTGGAACACGCGATCCGCGAACGGCTGGAACACGACGGCGACGCCATCGCCGACCTGCACCTGTGGCGCGTGGGCCCGGGCCATCACGCCGCCATCATCTCGCTGGTCACCCACCAGCCCAGGCCGCTGGCGGACTATCGCCAGCGGCTCCGGGACCTGGGTTCGCTCAATCACGTCAGCATCGAGGTGCAGACGTGCACGCACTGAGGTGAACCGGGGGTGGCTTACGGGCCGCCGACCACGTCCACGCCCTTCGCCGGCGCGTACTTGAACGTGCCCGCCGCAAAGGCAGGGTTCCGCTTCCAGCCGGAGAAGCGGATCTCGGTGCGCTGACCCACCGCATCCTTCACTTCCATGCTGACCAGCGTGCCGTTGGCGAACGCCAGCCGGGCGGTCTGGAAACTGGCCTCGCCTTCGTTCTTCGGCGTGAGGGTCAGCCACTGCATGCCGCCCTGCCCGGCCGCCTCGGTCACCTTGAACTGCTGGTCGAGCCTGCCCGGATCGATCAGCGCCGCCAACGGGCTGTTCTCTTCTTCGATGCCCTGCTCGCGCACGGTCGCCTGTTGCAGGTCGGGGTCGTACACCCACACCTGCTTGCCGTCGGCGACGATCAGCTGCTCGTACGGCTTGTTGTACTCCCAGCGGAACAGGCGTGGCGCGGACAGCGCCACGCGGCCGTTCGACGTTTCCTTGAGCTTGCCGCCGCCGTCGTAGACCTTCTGGGTGAACTGGCCGTCCAGGCCTTTCAGGCCGGTCGTGAAGGTCTTCAGTTCATCGCGCGCGCCGGCGAGCGCGGTGGTCGCGAACAGGGCGGTGGCGAGGAGCGTGTAGCGTGCGGTGCGGAGCATGGTGCGTTCCGGGTTGGGGGACGTGGTGCGGAGTGTGGCCGACCGAAACTGAACAGGGCCATCTTTCTGGGTGGGCGCGTCTTATGGGCGGGGTGCTTCTGCGCGGGGGCCGAGGGAAAAGCATCGCGCCCATGGGGCGCTCCTACAGGTGTGGACCCGGCCCATTGCACCCTTCCTGCAGGCGATGGTCCCGGGATCAGCGCGGCGGGGGCGGTGCCAGCACCTGGCGGTCGCCGTTGTGTTCCGGCGGACTGACCACGCCCGCGGCTTCCATGGCTTCGATCAGGCGTGCCGCCCGGTTGTAGCCGATCTTCAGGCGGCGCTGGACGCCGGAGATGGAGGCGCGGCGGCTCTCGGTGACGATCTTCACCGCCTCGTCGTAGAGCGGATCGGACTCGTCGCCGCCACCGCCGCCGGATTCCGGCAGGCCGGTCGGGCCGACGACGATGCCGTCGCCCATGGTCTGCACTTCCTCCAGCACACCTTCGATGTAGTCGGCGCTGCCGCTGGCCTTGAGGTGCTCCACCACGCGGTGCACTTCCTCGTCGCTGACGAAGGCGCCGTGGATGCGCTCCGGCATCGCGGTGCCCGGCGGCAGGTACAGCATGTCGCCGTGGCCGAGCAGCGTTTCCGCGCCGGACTGGTCCAGGATGGTGCGCGAGTCGATCTTGGAGCTGACCTGGAAGGCGATGCGGGTGGGGATATTGGCCTTGATCAGGCCGGTGATGACGTCGACGGACGGACGCTGCGTGGCCAGGATCAGGTGGATGCCGGCGGCGCGCGCCTTCTGCGCCAGGCGGGCGATCAGTTCTTCGACCTTCTTGCCGACGATCATCATCATGTCGGCGAATTCGTCGATGAAGATGACGATGAACGGCATCGGCTCCAGCGGACGCGGCGCCTCGGCTAGGTCGGGATTGGGCTTGAACAGCGGGTCCATCAAGGGCTGGCCCGCGTCCATCGCATCCTTGACCTTCTTGTTGAAGCCGGCCAGGTTGCGCACGCCCACCGCGCTCATCAGCTTGTAGCGGCGTTCCATCTCGGCCACGCACCAGCGCAGGCCGTTGGCGGCCTCCTTCATGTCGGTGACCACCGGCGCCAGCAGGTGCGGGATGCCCTGGTAGACGCTGAGTTCCAGCATCTTCGGGTCGATCATCAGCATGCGCAGGTCTTTCGGCGAAGCCTTGTACAGCAGGCTCAGCACCATCGCGTTGACCGCCACCGACTTGCCCGAGCCGGTGGTGCCGGCGACCAGCAGGTGCGGCATGCGCGCCAGGTCGGCCACGGTGGGCCGGCCGGCGATGTCCTTGCCCAGCGCCAGCGTCAGCACGCTGCCGGACTTGTCGTATTCCTTGGAACGCAGCAGTTCGGAGAGGAAGATCATCTCGCGGCTGGTATTGGGAATCTCCAGGCCGATGACGGACTTGCCGGGGATCACGTCCACCACGCGCACCGACTTCACCGACAGCCCGCGGGCGATGTCCTTGTCCAGCGAGCTGATCTGGCTGACCTTCACGCCCGGCGCGGGTTCCATTTCGAAGCGGGTGATCACCGGGCCCGGATAGGCGCCCACCACCTGTGCGTCGATGCGGAAGTCCTTGAGCTTGAACTCGATCTGGCGCGACAACGTTTCCAGGGTCTCCTCGGAGTAGCCCTTGGTCTGCGGCTTGGGGTCGTCCAGCAGCGACAGCGGCGGTAGGCCGGATTCGTCGCCCCCGGTGCCGTGGAACAGCGGGATCTGCTGCTCGCGCTTGGCGCGTTCGCTCTTCTCGACGACCGCCGGGGCGGGCGGCTCGATCTTGACCGGTTCGCGTTTGGCCCGGGCGATGGCATCGGTCTTGCGGACGGTCTCGCGCTCCTCGCGCAGGGCGCGGGTCTGCTGCCACTCGTTGGCCTGCTGGCTGCCGCGGCGGAACAGGTCGGGCAGCATCAGCACGTACTTGCCGATGCGCTCCATCACGGCGAACCACGACAGCCCGGTCGCCAGCGTCACCGAGGTCAGGAACAGCACCAGCAGGAACAGGTTGCCGCCCAGGCCGCCGAACAGTTTCAACAGCGACTTGCCGACCAGCGTGCCGAGGATGCCGCCGGCACCGGCCGAAAAATGTTCGGCCGGCACGCCGCGCAGGTGCAGCAGGCCGGTCGCGGAGATCAGGAACCCCACCATGCCGATCAGGCGCAGCGCCGGCCCGAGGTCGGCTTCGCCATCGCCGTCGGTGTCCATGCCGAACAGCGCGATCCAGGCCACCGCGCCCAGGATCAGCGGCAGCAGGAAGGCGACATAGCCGAACAGCCACAACAGCATGTCGGCAAGGTAAGCGCCGGCCAGGCCGCCCATGTTGTGGACCGGCGCCGTCAGGCTGCCCGACTGCGACCAGCTGGGGTCCTGGGGCGAAAACGTGAAGAGGCTGGCCAGCAGATACAGCAGCAGCGGCGCGATGGCGATCAGCGCCAGGTCGCGCCACAGGCGCTGCCTGCGCGGGTTGGGCGGTGAGGCCTGCCTGCGCGCGGCGGCGTTGCCGCCCTTGGATTTGCCGTTGTCCGGAAGCTGCTTCGCCACCTTTGGACCAGACCTTAGGAAATTTCTGTTAGTGATTGATAGTAAACGAATCGTCCGCGCCGCAACAGCTGTCCCTTCGCTTCCTGGAACAGCCCGCATAGCAAAAACGCCGCGCGGTCGCGCAGCGTCTTCGATCGGTCCCGGCGTGGCCCCGGCTGCATCGCCGCATTCCAGCAGCGTGCCTTGATTCGCCGGATACGCCCCGCCACTCTATGTGCCTGCGGATGATGCGCCCACGCGTCGTTGCCTGCCCGATCACCCCTTTCGCGAGTATACATGAGCACTTCCAAGCACTGCCGCCTGTTGATCCTGGGCTCCGGCCCCGCCGGTTGGACCGCCGCCGTCTACGCGGCCCGGGCCAACCTCAAGCCCGTCGTGGTCACCGGCCTGCAGCAGGGCGGCCAGTTGATGACCACCACCGAAGTGGACAACTGGCCGGGCGACGCGCATGGCCTGATGGGCCCGGACCTGATGGCGCGGATGCAGGCGCATGCCGAACGCTTCGAGACCGAAGTGATCTTCGACCATATCCATACCGCCGACCTGTCCAAGCGTCCGTTCAAGCTGATCGGCGACAGCGGCGAATACACCGCCGATGCGCTGATCATCGCCACCGGCGCCACGGCCAAGTACCTGGGCCTGCCTTCCGAAGAAGCCTTCAAGGGCCGTGGCGTGTCCGCCTGCGCGACCTGCGACGGCTTCTTCTACCGCGACCAGGACGTGGCGGTGATCGGCGGCGGCAACACGGCCGTCGAAGAGGCGCTGTACCTGTCCAACATCGCCCGCAAGGTCTACCTGGTGCATCGCCGCGACACGCTGCGGGCCGAGAAGATCATGCAGGACAAGCTGTTCGCCAAGATCCAGGCCGGCAAGATCGAACCGGTGTGGCACCACACCGTCGATGAGGTGCTGGGCAACGACGCCGGCGTCACCGGTATCCGGGTGAAGTCGGTGCAGGACGGCAGCACGCGCGACATCGACGTGCACGGCTTCTTCGTGGCCATCGGCCACACGCCGAACACCGGCCTGTTCGAGGGCCAGCTCGACATGAGCAACGGCTACCTGAAGATCCGGTCCGGCATCGAGGGCAACGCCACCGCCACCACCATCCCGGGCGTGTTCGCGGCCGGCGACGTCACCGACCAGCACTACCGGCAGGCCATCACCTCGGCCGGTTTCGGCTGCATGGCGGCGCTGGATGCGGAGCGCTTCCTGGACAAGGACGGCTGAGCCGGGCCACGACGCCTTCCACGGATGGACACGCTGCTGATCAAACAGTGCCTGTTCCACGGGAGCTGGCTGGTCGTGCCGTTCATGGCCTGGCTGGGGTGGCGGCTGCGCGAGCGCCGTGGCCGCTGGCTGATCGCCCTGCTGTTGGCCGGTTGCCTGCTTTTCGGGTGGGCGCGCTTCGTCGAGCCCCAACGCATCCGGGTGCAGGAAACGGTGCTGACGGGCACCGGCGCACAGGCACGGCTGGTGCTGGTCAGCGACATCCATCTGGGCGTCTACAAGGGCAGCGCCTACCTGCAACGACTGGTGGACCGCATCAACACGTTGCAGGCCGACGGCGTGGTGATCGCCGGCGACTTCACCTACGGAGCCGACGGGCAGTCGCTGCAACGCCTGTTCGCGCCGCTCGCGGCGCTGCGCCTGCCCACGTACGCGGTGCTGGGCAACCATGACCAGCAGGCGCCCGGCCCCGACATCGATGCGGAGCTGCGTGGCGCGCTGGCCACGCACGGCGTGCAGGTCGTCGAAGGGCGCACGGTGGCCCTGGGCGGCTTCAGCGTTGCCGGGTTGGGCGACCGCTGGGCGGGCAAGGACGATCCGGGCTTCCTTGCGGCTCGTCAGGCCCCTGGCCCCATCCTCGTGCTGGCGCACAATCCGGACAGTGCCATCGCGCTGGACCCTGCCCGCGTGGCCCTGGTCCTGGCAGGCCACACGCACGGCGGACAGATCCGCATTCCCTGGCTGTACCGGCGCGTGATTCCCAGCCAGTACGGCTTCGATCGGGGCGAGCAGTTCCTGCGCACACCGCGCGGCCGCGTCCGCGTGTACACCACGGTCGGCACGGGGGAGATCGGTCTGCCGATGCGTCTGTTCAATCCACCGACCATCGACGTGCTGGACCTGCGCCCTTAGCATCGCCCACGATGTACCGCACCCGCTTCCTTCCGTCCCTGGCCGAGGTGTCCGCGCGCGACTGGGACGCCCTGCACGATGGGCGCAATCCCTTCGTGGCCCACGCCTTCCTGCGCGGCCTCGAGTCGCAGGGATGCCTGCGCCGGGACTGGGGCTGGACGCCGCATCACCCGACGCTGTGGCAGGGAAACGCGCTGGTTGCCGCCGCCCCGGGCTACCTGAAGGACAATTCGCACGGCGAATTCGTCTTCGACCATGCCTGGGCGCACGCCTTCGCCCGGCATGGGCTGGACTACTATCCCAAATGGCTCTGTGCCGTGCCCTACTCGCCGGTCACCGGGCCGCGCCTGCTGGCGCAGGACGCCGCGCACCGCAAGGCACTGCTGGCGGCGGTGCGCGATGAGGTGCTGCGCCTGGGATTGTCGTCCGCGCACGTCAACTTCCATGCGGAAGACGAGGACGATGCGTTCGCTTCGGACTGGCTGCCGCGGATCGACGTGCAGTACCACTGGCGGAATCCGGGGCACTGGCGCGACTTCGACGGCTTCCTGGCCGATTTCGACCACAAGCACCGCAAGAACATCCGCCAGGAGCGCGCGAAGGTCCAGCGGGCCGGCGTCGTCGTCCGCACGGTGCACGGCGACGAAGCGACCGCGGCCGACCTGGAGGCCATGTTCGGCTTCTACCTGCGCACGTTCCAGGACTACGGCAATTCGCCTGCGCTGACGCTGGCGTTCCTGCACCATCTGGCGCAGACGATGCCGCGGCAGTTGGTGATGTTCCTGGCCGACCACCAGGGCCGCACCGTCGCGGGGGCGCTGTGCCTGCGCGGGCGGGACACGTTGTACGGCCGCTACTGGGGGGCCGAGGCATCCCTGCCGGGACTGCATTTCGAGACCTGCTATTACCAGGGCATCGACTATTGTCTTCGCGAGGGTCTGGCCCGGTTCGAGCCCGGGGCACAGGGCGAGCACAAGATCGCACGCGGCTTCCTGCCGGCCTGGGTACGCTCGCGGCACTGGATCGCCGACCCGGCGTTCGCCGGCGCACTGGCGCACTGGTGCGACGAGGAAGGCCAGGCGGTACGCCGGTATGCGCGTACGCTGCAGTCGCACTCGCCGTTCAAACAGCAGGACCGTGCCTGAGCGCGCGTCCCGAGCCCAGGATCACCCGATGCGCCAGCGACCGTTCGTCCTGTCCTCCGAGCCCCACGCGCCCTTCCCGCCGGCGGACAGCGCCATGCAGGAGCCCGACGGCCTGCTCGCGATCGGCGGCGATCTGTCCCTGCCGCGCCTGTTGAATGCCTATCGCCACGGGATCTTCCCGTGGTTTTCGCCCGGCCAGCCGCCGCTGTGGTGGTCGCCCGATCCGCGCATGGTGTTCGCCACCGACAAGGTATGGCTGTCTTCCCGCTTCCGGCGCACCCTCCGGCACAGCCCATGGGAGATCCGGGCGGACACCGCGTTCGAGCAGGTGATCACCGCCTGCGCCAGGGCGCCGCGGCCCCGCCAGCACGGCACCTGGATCACCTCGGGCATGCGCCAGGCCTACATCGACCTGCATCGTCACGGGCACGCCCATTCGGTCGAAGTGTTCGAGGGCGGGGACCTGGTGGGGGGCATCTACGGCGTGGCGGTCGGGCGCATGTTCTTCGGCGAGAGCATGTTCAGCGGCCGGTCGGGCGGCTCCAAGGTCGCGCTGGCCGCGCTGGCTGCCCGGCTGCACGCCTGGGGCTGGCCCCTGATCGATGCCCAGGTGGAAAACGATCATCTGCTCTCCCTGGGGGCCGTCCGGATGCCGCGAAGCCGCTTCCTGGCAGAGGTGGCACGCCTGGTGGACCTGCCGGCGCCGGCAGGCCCGTGGACCCTGCGGTTCGGACGCATGCCGGCGGCCGAACTGGCGCAACCATCGGTGCCATAACGGAATTTTTGCACCTGGGCCGCGCGGGGCGTACAATACCGGGCTTCATGGCACCCGCCATCCCTCGCGGCACAGCACAGGCTTACATGTCGAAAGACGACTCCATTGAATTCGAAGGCACCGTCGCCGAGACGCTGCCCAACACCATGTTCCGGGTCAAGCTGGAGAACGGGCACGAGATCATCGCCCACATTTCCGGCCGCATGCGCAAGAACTACATCCGCATCCTGACCGGCGACAAGGTGAAGGTCGAAATGACCCCCTACGACCTCACCAAGGGTCGTATCACCTATCGCATGAAATAGGCTTCTTCAAGCGACCGATCGGAAGGCGGCCATGGGCCGCTTTCTTTGTTTGGGCGCTCGGCCATCAATGACCTTCGTCATTGGGCCGGTGGTCATGGCGACTTTGGGCAGGCTCATGTCGCAAGCGTGATCCCTAGGATGGACACCGGCCGATACGGGCTGCCTCCATCCAAGACTGCCATGAAACCTCGCCATCTCTCCATGACCGCCCTGCTGGCTCTGGGCCTCTCTCCCTTCTTCGCCGTGGCCGGCGAACCCGTCGCCGATTGTGTCGAACTGGGAAGCGGCCAAGAGATCATCCGTGCCGGCGGCGGCAGCCAGATCTTCCTCCGCGACGGACAATCGCATTACCGCCTCGGTTTCGCCCGCAGCTGCGATTCGGTGGCGATGACCCCGACCATCCAGATCAGCGCCGACGGCCAGGCCGACCGGCTGTGCCCCGCCGGCACCAAGGTGCGCACGAAAACCTCGACCTGCGACGTCAGCGTCGTCGAAACGATTTCCGCCGAAGAGTTCGCCAAGCGCAAGCAACGCGCGCGGCGTTGAAGCGGGGATCGGTCCGCTGGAACCGATACTGAAAAGGCGGCCCGCGGGCCGCCTTTTCTTCTTGCCTGCAATCGATCCCGGCAGTGACCTACACCGTCGCCGGCAACAGGCGCTCCGGTTCGGCCTGCGCATCGACCACCAGTTCGCCGTCGCGCACGTCGATGCTGACCCGCCCGCCCCCGACCAGCTTGCCGAACAGCAGTTCGTCGGCGAGCGGCCGCTTCACCTTGTCCTGGATCAGGCGCGTCATCGGGCGCGCGCCCATCAGCGGATCGAAGCCGTGCTGGGCCAGCCAGTCGCGCGCCGCCGGCGTGGCCGACAGGCTGACATGCTTCTCCTGCAGCAGCATCTCCAGCTCGATGATGAACTTGTCCACCACGCGCAGGATGTGGTCGAAGCCCAGGCCCTGGAACTGCACGATGGCGTCCAGGCGGTTGCGGAACTCGGGGGTGAAGCTGCGGCGGATCACTTCCATCGCGTCGGTGGAATGGTCCTGCTGCATGAAACCGATCGTCCGCCGCGAGGCCTGCGCTGCGCCCGCGTTGGTGGTCATCACCAGGATGACGTTCTTGAAGTTCGCCTCGCGGCCGTTGGTATCCGTCAGCACCCCGCGGTCCATGACCTGCAGCAGGATGTTGAAGATGTCCGGGTGCGCCTTCTCCACCTCGTCCAGCAGCAGCACGCAGTGCGGCGTCTTGACGATCTTCTCGGTCAGCAGGCCGCCCTGGTCGAAGCCCACGTAACCCGGGGGCGCGCCGATCAGGCGGCTGACCGAATGCGGCTCCATGTACTCGGACATGTCGAAGCGGACCAGTTCGATGCCCAGCTGCAGCGCCAGCTGCTTGGTCACCTCGGTCTTGCCCACGCCGGTGGGACCGGCGAACAGGAAATTGCCGATCGGCTTGTCCGGGTTGCCCAGCCCGCTGCGCGCCAGCTTGATGGCCGAGGCGAGCGTCTCGATGGCCGGGTCCTGGCCGAAGATCACCATCTTCAGGTTGCGCTCCAGATGCTGCAGCACGTCCTTGTCGGAGGAGGACACCTGCTTGGCGGGGATGCGCGCCATCTTGGCGACGATGGTCTCGATCTCCTCGACGTCGATCAGCTCCTTGCGCGTCTCCTGCGGCAGCAGGCGCTGGCGGGCACCGGCCTCGTCGATGACGTCGATGGCCTTGTCCGGCAGCAGGCGGTCGCCGATGTGCTTGACCGACAGGTCGACGGCGGCCTGCAGCGCATCGTCGGCGTAGGTCACGCCATGGTGCGCCTCGTACTTGGGCTTCAGGCCCTGCAGTATCTGGTAGGTCTCGCCCACCGTGGGCTCGACGATGTCGATCTTCTGGAAGCGCCGGGCCAGCGCGCGGTCCTTCTCGAAGATGCCGCGATATTCCTGGAACGTGGTCGAGCCGATGCAGCGCAGTTCGCCCGAGGCGAGCGCGGGCTTGATCAGGTTGGAGGCATCCATCGTGCCTCCGCTGGCCGAACCGGCGCCGATGATGGTGTGGATTTCGTCGACGAACAGGATGGCGCCCGGGATCTTCTTGATCGAGGCCAGTACGCTCTTCAGGCGTTTTTCGAAGTCGCCGCGGTACTTGGTGCCCGCCACCAGCGCGCCCAGGTCCAGCGAATAGATGACGGCATCCAGCAGCACCTCGGGCACCTCGCCCTCGACGATGCGCTTGGCCAGGCCCTCGGCCAGCGCGGTCTTGCCCACGCCGGCTTCGCCCACGTACAGGGGGTTGTTCTTGCGGCGCCGGCACAGCACCTGGATGGTCCGCTCGATCTCGTCGCCGCGGCCGACCAGCGGGTCGATCCTGCCCTGGCGGGCCAGCTCGTTGAGGTTGCTGGCGAATTCGGTCAGGGCGTCGCCCTTGCCCTCGCCTTCGCCGCCCTCGGCCTTGCCCTCGCCTTCAGGATGGCCCGAGGCTTCGTTTTCTTCGCCCTGTTTGGCGATGCCGTGGGACAGGTAGTTGACGATGTCCAGCCGGGTCACGTCCTGCTGGTTGAGGAAGTACACGGCGTGCGAATCCTTCTCGCCGAAGATCGCCACCAGCACGTTGGCGCCGGTGACCTCCTTCTTGCCCGAAGACTGCACATGGTAGACGGCACGCTGCAGCACGCGCTGGAAGCCCAGCGTCGGCTGGGTATCGCGGCCATCGTCCTCGGCCAGGCGCGAGACCGAGGCCTCGATGGCCTGCTCCAGGTCCGCGC belongs to Pseudoxanthomonas sp. F37 and includes:
- the crcB gene encoding fluoride efflux transporter CrcB, with amino-acid sequence MPVQAWMWWQQLGLVMAGGALGAAARFWLGGVLMRHLGSGFPWGTFAVNMIGSFAAGFLAIWLESRGPSALYWRAFLMVGVLGALTTYSALMVECLLFARSDRQGLVPAYLAVTLVGGLALVWLGARLAGLLRGSTW
- a CDS encoding replication-associated recombination protein A produces the protein MARSKTPLEPSTDLLSVDNQTLRPLAERMRPCTLDDMVGQRRLLAPGSALRRAVESGRVHSMILWGPPGCGKTTLSLLLARYADAEFKAISAVLSGLPEVRQVLAEAAQRFASGRRTVLFVDEVHRFNKAQQDAFLPHIERGTIIFVGATTENPSFELNSALLSRCRVHVMEAVSPDDIRHALQAALDDAEHGLGALGLQVEEAALLEIATAADGDVRRALTLLEIAAELAADEGGRITPQTLVQVLADRTRRFDKGGEQFYDQISALHKSVRSSNPDGAVYWLARMLDGGCDPSYLARRMTRMAVEDIGLADPRALQMAIDAWDTYERLGSPEGDLALAQLVIYLASTAKSNAGYMAFNAAKADVREHGTQEVPMHLRNAPTKLMKSLGYGTGYQYDHDAEGGIALDQTAFPDAMGERVYYRPVERGLEIKLKEKLDRLREARQRARRTPGRED
- the dmeF gene encoding CDF family Co(II)/Ni(II) efflux transporter DmeF; the encoded protein is MSHHETLHAFQHPHDFLGHDHERNARRTWTVVGLTSAMMVLEIVAGWWTGSMALLADGWHMATHAGALSIAGLAYWFAHRHRGNRRFSFGTGKVGDLAGFSSALILMMVALGIGVESVLRLASPVRIAFDEAIAVAVVGLAVNLISAWLLGHDHAHHGHGHHDHGHGHGHDGHGHHHDGHVHADHNLRSAYLHVLADALTSVLAVVALLLGRSLGWVWMDPLMGLVGAVVIARWSIGLMRDTGAVLLDASAPQSLEHAIRERLEHDGDAIADLHLWRVGPGHHAAIISLVTHQPRPLADYRQRLRDLGSLNHVSIEVQTCTH
- the lolA gene encoding outer membrane lipoprotein chaperone LolA, translated to MLRTARYTLLATALFATTALAGARDELKTFTTGLKGLDGQFTQKVYDGGGKLKETSNGRVALSAPRLFRWEYNKPYEQLIVADGKQVWVYDPDLQQATVREQGIEEENSPLAALIDPGRLDQQFKVTEAAGQGGMQWLTLTPKNEGEASFQTARLAFANGTLVSMEVKDAVGQRTEIRFSGWKRNPAFAAGTFKYAPAKGVDVVGGP
- a CDS encoding DNA translocase FtsK, whose product is MAKQLPDNGKSKGGNAAARRQASPPNPRRQRLWRDLALIAIAPLLLYLLASLFTFSPQDPSWSQSGSLTAPVHNMGGLAGAYLADMLLWLFGYVAFLLPLILGAVAWIALFGMDTDGDGEADLGPALRLIGMVGFLISATGLLHLRGVPAEHFSAGAGGILGTLVGKSLLKLFGGLGGNLFLLVLFLTSVTLATGLSWFAVMERIGKYVLMLPDLFRRGSQQANEWQQTRALREERETVRKTDAIARAKREPVKIEPPAPAVVEKSERAKREQQIPLFHGTGGDESGLPPLSLLDDPKPQTKGYSEETLETLSRQIEFKLKDFRIDAQVVGAYPGPVITRFEMEPAPGVKVSQISSLDKDIARGLSVKSVRVVDVIPGKSVIGLEIPNTSREMIFLSELLRSKEYDKSGSVLTLALGKDIAGRPTVADLARMPHLLVAGTTGSGKSVAVNAMVLSLLYKASPKDLRMLMIDPKMLELSVYQGIPHLLAPVVTDMKEAANGLRWCVAEMERRYKLMSAVGVRNLAGFNKKVKDAMDAGQPLMDPLFKPNPDLAEAPRPLEPMPFIVIFIDEFADMMMIVGKKVEELIARLAQKARAAGIHLILATQRPSVDVITGLIKANIPTRIAFQVSSKIDSRTILDQSGAETLLGHGDMLYLPPGTAMPERIHGAFVSDEEVHRVVEHLKASGSADYIEGVLEEVQTMGDGIVVGPTGLPESGGGGGDESDPLYDEAVKIVTESRRASISGVQRRLKIGYNRAARLIEAMEAAGVVSPPEHNGDRQVLAPPPPR
- the trxB gene encoding thioredoxin-disulfide reductase codes for the protein MSTSKHCRLLILGSGPAGWTAAVYAARANLKPVVVTGLQQGGQLMTTTEVDNWPGDAHGLMGPDLMARMQAHAERFETEVIFDHIHTADLSKRPFKLIGDSGEYTADALIIATGATAKYLGLPSEEAFKGRGVSACATCDGFFYRDQDVAVIGGGNTAVEEALYLSNIARKVYLVHRRDTLRAEKIMQDKLFAKIQAGKIEPVWHHTVDEVLGNDAGVTGIRVKSVQDGSTRDIDVHGFFVAIGHTPNTGLFEGQLDMSNGYLKIRSGIEGNATATTIPGVFAAGDVTDQHYRQAITSAGFGCMAALDAERFLDKDG